A genomic region of Patescibacteria group bacterium contains the following coding sequences:
- a CDS encoding glycosyltransferase family 39 protein, translating into MTHKLLKLLKLPNFQITVLMLIAVVMCAYAVNGLSVGRDEGVHAFAAKNLAFASRYTLTLVTDNYDFDRRIAVGPTVIAPTALLFKLFGISLYTIRAVPALYFLLFILAFYFLVKREFGKTPAFLTCLLILSSQWSFFRELALFNPIYRTLTGEAAGLFFLTLSLLFWRKSFLSAFILGLAVLTKYQFALAIPVFLLVQKGTTPNRGSPFLRALVWRLLVLALITAMPLLFWFGYQYLCLGHTQFFNEIVSYKNFSSQTFDFSFFRIKQNIVDKWMELNPLALKIYFTLPAIIFGWFYSVKKGLLKDPLKMFLIVFPTIWMVWYIFSRGYIRYEIPGLYFSLIFLSLFFVNCFKGVSLKKETPLFVFIFSLLVIVLGFGFYINYREAKVVEPKSAQNMAEYVLANVPQGNILTGELDFAVDLFLYNRPPLFHAFSGARQKASLDEGFVYPAFNYSYIISKDNDPTFENLLRTDDWQFIKKFGDLSLYEFVDCGCGSNVN; encoded by the coding sequence ATGACCCATAAGTTACTAAAGCTACTTAAGTTACCTAACTTCCAAATAACTGTGCTTATGCTTATAGCTGTGGTTATGTGCGCCTATGCTGTTAATGGGCTTAGTGTAGGAAGAGATGAAGGCGTTCACGCCTTTGCCGCAAAAAATTTGGCTTTTGCTAGTAGATACACCCTAACACTTGTGACAGATAATTATGATTTTGACCGGCGGATTGCGGTGGGACCTACTGTTATTGCTCCTACGGCTTTACTGTTTAAGCTTTTTGGTATTTCGCTTTATACAATAAGAGCTGTCCCAGCGCTGTATTTTTTGCTTTTTATTTTGGCGTTTTACTTTTTAGTCAAACGAGAGTTTGGCAAAACCCCAGCTTTTTTAACCTGCTTGCTTATTTTATCTTCTCAATGGTCCTTTTTCCGGGAATTGGCTTTGTTTAACCCAATTTACAGAACATTAACTGGGGAAGCGGCGGGGTTGTTTTTTTTGACACTTTCCTTATTGTTTTGGAGGAAGAGCTTTCTGTCCGCTTTTATTTTAGGACTGGCTGTTTTAACAAAGTATCAGTTTGCATTGGCTATCCCCGTATTTTTGCTGGTTCAAAAAGGGACTACCCCGAATCGGGGTAGTCCCTTTTTGAGAGCGCTAGTTTGGAGGTTGTTGGTATTAGCTTTGATAACAGCAATGCCCTTGCTTTTTTGGTTTGGTTACCAGTATTTATGTTTGGGACACACCCAGTTTTTTAATGAAATTGTTTCGTATAAAAACTTTTCAAGTCAAACATTTGATTTTTCCTTTTTTAGGATAAAGCAAAATATCGTGGATAAATGGATGGAACTAAACCCTTTAGCCTTAAAAATATATTTTACTTTGCCCGCAATTATATTTGGGTGGTTTTATTCTGTTAAAAAAGGATTGCTAAAAGACCCCTTGAAAATGTTTTTGATTGTTTTCCCAACAATTTGGATGGTTTGGTACATTTTTTCGCGCGGATATATTCGTTACGAAATCCCCGGACTATATTTTTCCTTGATTTTCTTGTCTTTATTTTTCGTAAACTGTTTTAAAGGAGTCTCCTTGAAAAAGGAGACTCCTTTGTTTGTTTTTATCTTTTCTTTGCTTGTTATAGTCCTCGGCTTTGGGTTTTACATAAACTATCGCGAGGCTAAAGTTGTGGAACCCAAAAGTGCTCAAAATATGGCAGAGTATGTTTTGGCGAATGTCCCGCAAGGTAATATACTAACTGGGGAGTTAGATTTTGCGGTTGATTTGTTTTTGTATAACCGCCCGCCATTGTTTCACGCTTTTTCGGGGGCTAGGCAAAAGGCGTCTCTAGATGAGGGTTTTGTTTATCCAGCCTTTAATTATTCTTACATAATTTCAAAAGATAATGACCCCACATTTGAAAATTTATTAAGGACGGATGATTGGCAGTTTATAAAAAAGTTTGGGGATTTAAGTCTTTATGAATTTGTTGATTGTGGATGTGGGTCAAATGTCAACTAA